TCTTCTAAAATCTGGAGCGCCTCCCGGACTGGGATACGGGAAACCCCGAGAGCCTCTGCCAGTTCCTCCTGGGCCAGGCGCATTCCCGCCGGAAAGTTGCCCGACAGGATCTGTTCCCGGATATTTTTTATGATATAATCCCTTGTTCTTACATTTGCTATTGAATTCATCGTTCTTTACTCCTTACATATATATTGTATCCATTTTTTCAAAAGAAGTAAAGAACTATCTTTCTCACAACCCCAGCCGCTTTTTATAATACCCTTCCGCCACATAAACCGCTCCACAGGGATTATGGGCCAGCACCCGGTCTTTTGCGACCAGGGTAGTCACATAGGCGTCCGAATTCTTGCAGAACACAGAATCATGTCCCACGCACAGCCCCAGCGCAATATTGAACTCTGTTTTCTGTTCGTTGAGGAGTACCGCCTGTGCCATGGGGTTGCACATTGGCTCGAACTCACCGGGATGCAGTTTGTGCTCTTCCGGAATCCCCACCTGCTCCTTGGAGATTCCTCCAACCTTACAGATGACGGAAACCACCTCGAACCCATGAACGCGCAGTACCTTCTCCACGATCTTCGCCTCCCTGCGCAGTCCCCTGCAGAATGCAAGGCCGATCCTGTGATAGCCCATGCGGCTGCAGAACTGCATGGTCTCCTCCAGCCTGGTCCACTGCCCATAGCCCAGCGCTTCGATCTCCGAGCAGGCCACATAGAAGTCATGGACCTCCGGCTTCCCATATTCTTTAAAAATCCCATCCATCAACGCCTGATTCCTCATGGGACAGTTGGCCGGAAGCTTCTCCGGCGCTGCCTCACTGCATCCATGGACCGTACAGCTTGCACATGTGTATATCATGATCCGCTCTCCTTTTCTTCACATTTTTACTGCCAGATATTTACTCAGCTTTCCATTGCCCTCCTGGCAGAGCCTGCCTTCCTCACACAATTCCTTTAGTATGCGGAATGCTTTCGTCGTTTTTATATCCAGCAGCTCCTCCACATCCTTCCGGGTGATAAAACCATTGTCCAGGGCATACGCAAGCACCATCTTCTTTTCCTGGTCAAAATCCCGCCTGGTTCTTTTTTCCCCGGCAGTATAAATAACATGGCCCTCCGCCAAACGGTCCGGGTACTGCGCGCTGCGCTGCACCTCATAATATGCGGTATGCGGCTGTGGATGGGCCACTTGGACCACTTCATTCCTGTTCGGCAGGATCGTCCTGAAAGCCCCTTGTGCAGTCTCAAAAACAGGCGCAGCTCCGGTACCGGCATACAGCCGCTGGATCTTGCTGATCCCTGTCCCATAGCTTTCTATCAGTCTCATGCGGTATAGGACTGCGGCCAGGTTCTGATTCCTGGACTGGGACACTCCCATAAAGATCGCCTCTTTTGACAGGCCGGGGACCAGTCCGCCCAGAGACACAAACTCCATCCGGTCATCATACACATTGATCAGGGTGCTCCCGCTGAAGGAATAATCCCGGTGCACAATACAGTTGAGTAACGACTCCCGGATAGCCTCCTCCGGATAATCCCTGATGTCCGTCCGGTTCAGTCCGGAAAAGGTTGCTTTTGTCTTGTTGGTCAGATCCAGGAATGTGTATACCTCGTCCAGCTGTCTCAGCAGCGACCCGGTAAATTCTTTCCGGCTCCGGAAAACCGCTTTGTCGCTCCCCTGAAAGATCGCCACCTTGATGCTGTGCTCGCACTGGTCAGACAGCAGAAGCCCGAGATTCGTGTAGAGACCGTCCTCTCCCGTCATGCAGAGTGTGCGCAGCTGCGCCTCCCCGAACTCCAGGGATCGAGCAGCAAATTCTTTTCGGAGGCTTTCAAAGGTAAGCTCCTGATTAAGGCTCCGCTCCTTTTCGTAAGATTTCCCGCTGGTCTCTACGATCATCGCTCGGATCCCATCTTCACTCAAGGGCTGGGAAGCGCTTCCTCTCCTGACATACACTCCCGACGGCCTCAAGCCCTTATCCTGGAGGTAATACGGCCGGTTGGTCCCTGTCTGGACCCGGATCTCCACCACAGGCTTATGGTCCTGAGCCACAGTCTGTATCTGGACAAAGGGCATGATATCCGGCCTGATGGCATCTCTCAATGCACTGGCAGCCTGAAGCATCACCTCGTCGCTGTCCTCCACTCCAACCACCTCCCCGTTGTCGCGGACGCCAATATATACCGTACCACCATCTGTATTCGCAAATGCGACAACTTCTTTTTTGACCCCGGATGTGTAGATCTCCTTAAACTCCGTGTTTGTGTTCTCTTTTGGCAACATGGCGGATATCCCCTTTCCTGCTTTCTTGCTTTCTTGCTTTCTTGCTTTCTTGCTTTCTTGCTTTCTTGCTTTCTTGCTTTCTTGCTTTCATTATATATTTTCAGGAAAGAAAAGTCAACGGGGAAATTATGCTGCTGGAAAGAATTTCTACGCTGCCCTTTTGATGAACCAAAAAACACCCTGCGGCAGCAAGCGGAATCAACATCCGCCGCCACCGCAGGGCATACTCACTTTGAAGCGCTGCAGTTCTATCTCCGCCTGTTACAGCAGCTTGTCCACCATCGCCATCAGGGCATCGCCCAGAGCAGCGGATCTCGCATCGGCATCCTCTAAGGAGCTGCCCTTCACGCCGTAATAGAACTTGATCTTCGGCTCAGTACCAGAAGGTCTTACACACAGCCATGCATTGTCATTCATATCATAGTAAAGCACATTGGACGCCGGAAGGCCGGTCGGCTTCACTTCGCCGGTCGCCATATCCCTGACCGTATCCAGCTTGTAGTCCCTGGCAGAAAGTACCTTGTAGTCGCCCACTTCTGCCGGCGGATTGGTGCGGAAAGCTTCCATGATGGACTGGATCTTCGCCAGGCCCTCAATACCGGACAGGCCGATGGACTTCACCGCATCTTTATAATAGCCGTACTTCTCATACATAGCCACCATAGCATCCCACAGGGTCATGTCCTTTGTCTTATAATAAGCCGCAGCCTCACACAGGGCAACCGTTGCGGAAACCGCATCCTTGTCGCGCGCATAGGTTCCGATCAGACAGCCGTAGCTCTCTTCCATACCGAACATATAATGTCCCACACCGGTATTCTCTTCTTTCAGGATCTGCTGTCCGATCCACTTGAATCCAGTCAGGCATTCCACCAGCTTACAGTCATAAGCAGCTGCAACCGCGTCGATCAGATTGGTGCTCACGATAGACTTTACCACCTCGCCGTCTGCCGGGATCGCATTCTGCGCCTTCTTCTGGCTGAGAACATATTCACACAGCAGAGAACCTGACATATTGCCGGTCAGGGAAATATATTCGCCGGACTTTGCATCCTTCACATACACGCCGAGACGGTCTGCATCCGGGTCTGTTGCCAGAACCAGATCCGCATCCTTTTCCTTCGCCAGCTTAAGGCCAAGTGCAAATGCTTCCTCAGCCTCCGGGTTCGGATAGCTCACGGTCGGGAAATTGCCGTCCGGAAGCTCCTGCTCCGGGACCACATATACATGCTCAAAACCAATCTCCTTCAGAACACGGCGTACCGGAAGATTGCCCGTGCCGTGCAGAGGAGTGTATACGATCCTGATGCTGTCCTGCATCTTGTCAATGGCATCCTGGTTCACCACCTGCGCCTTGACATTGGCAATGTACTTGTCATCGATCTCCTTGCCGATCACCTCATAAAGGCCCGCCGCCATGGCATCCTCCGCGCTCATGGTCTTCACAGTGGAAAGATCCTCGATCGCTAAAACCTCCTCGGTCACGCCCTTGTCGTGAGGCGGGGTGAACTGGGCGCCGTCCTCCCAGTATACCTTATAGCCATTGTACTCCGGCGGGTTGTGGCTCGCCGTCACATTGATGCCTGCAATACAGCCCAGCTCACGCACTGCAAAGGACAGCTCCGGAGTCGGACGCAGGGATTCAAACTTGTATGCTTTGATCCCGTTGGCTGCCAGAGTGCGCGCCGCCTCATCTGCAAATTCCGGTGACATGCGGCGGGAATCGTATGCGATCGCAACGCCTTTGCCCTGTCCGCCCTGCTTGATGATGTAGTTTGCAAGACCCTGGGTCGCACGGCGCACCACATAGATGTTCATCCGGTTGATACCTGCGCCGATAATGCCGCGCAGTCCAGCGGTGCCAAACTCCAGATCCATATAGAAACGCTCTTTAATGTCATTCTCGTCATTCTCGATCGCCTTTAACTCCGCCTTGGTGGCATCATCAAAATACGGGTTGGACAGCCATTCCTGATAAATCTTCATGTAATCCTTCATAGAAAAATACTCCCTCCTGTAAATTTCTCCTGCGCTGTACACACCACGCAGGACATTTTCATATGGCTTTATTATATAACAAGCTGTCTGAAAAAGGAAGAAAAACCGCATAAAATTCCGCTATTTTATTTTCGACAAAAAAAGAAATTTTTATTGTTTACCTGATCTTTGCCAGGAAACTGTTGCGCCCTTCCTGCTGGGCTTCCAGATTTTTCAGCTTTTCCACATTCTTTGCCGGAATCCAGGCCTTATTCGCATTATAATAATAATTGAGCTGTTTCCAATATTTCTCCGGATATAAAAACAGATAGTAAAGGCACTCCCGGTCCTCTTTCTCAATAGGCAGGATCCGGTCATATTCTTCCATCATGGCAAGCCCCAGATGCTCATTCCAGTTGTGTTTTTCCATAACTTTACGCATGAACCGGTAGAGATCCGTCATCTGGCTGCCCCGGTGCATCTGATTGAATTCAATAAAAACCACATCCCCGCAGCCCATCAGCACATGATGCTGGTCCAAGTCCCCGTGACACAAAAAAAGCCGGTCCTGGCCCTGCCTTTTTCCAAGTAATTCCAGCCCGTTCTGTGCCTCCAGCGCCTGCCTGTAAAAATCCTCAAAATGCTGCATCACACAGAGCTCAAAATCGCTCTTTTTCCGTTTGTTGCTGATAAAAGTCCTCACCCTCTTCATTTCCCGGCTATGGCGCTTCATCTCCTCGTCAAGCCCCGGCGGAAGGATCGATCCCAGATCCCACTCCTCCTGCCATTTGATCTGGCGCAGGGCCCGGTGCAGCTCGGCGATCCGGCTCACACACGCCAGAATCTCCCTGCCGTCTTTTAAATTGCATTCCCGGTCCAGGAACCAGTTCTTCAGAATATATTTTGTCCCATCTGGTGCAGTGGTGATCAGTTCCCCTTCCCGGTTGCGGACATACTGGTCCACCGATCTTATGCCACGGTCCTGCAGCTCTTTTATCACTGCTTCCTCAAACTCCAGGCGTTTTTTAGTCCCACGATATTCTTTTAAAAGCCTGACCCCGTCGGAGCGCTCGCAAATCCAGGCTCCGCGCCCACGTCTGACCACGATGGTCTCTCCTTCATACTGCTGCAAAACGTCCAAATAACTGTCGTTCACGCCACCCCTCCACTCTTTCGCTTACCAGCTACTTCCAAAGTATGAGACTGTGGACGTAAATATTCTTTAAAATGGGGATCTTATGCTTCCTTATCTCCACCCTCTGCAGGCACAAAATTCTCAAATATAAACACGTCAAACTGCTTCCTGTGTTTCTCCAGCTCCTTCTGGCTCTTGATGGTCCACGCCGCCATCTTGCATTTGTAAAACCTGCGCAGCACCGTCACCGGAAATGTCCTGGTAAACAGATAATTATAAGCGATAAAATCCGGTTTGCAAAAACCGTTCAGCAGGCAGTTGGTCAGGATCCCCTCCATAAACCACGGAGTATCCAGCCCCTCCCTCCGGTGGTTGGTCGCCAGCTGTCCCCTCAGCACATCAGGACGATGATGCTTGAACCACCATAGCGCAAGCGGACTGAAGGATTCGATACAGTATGTACCATGATAATAATCCAGCATCGCCGCCACAAGCTCGCAGGTCTCCCTGTATTTCCGCTCCACCTTAAGCTCAATGATGACAGGAACCCTGCCCGCCACAAGCCGCAGCACCTCCTGAAACGCCGGGACTGTCTCTTCCGACTCAAACAGCGGATAATCCTTAAGCTCCGCAAACGTACAGTCCTCCACCTTCCGGTCGATCCCGGCGATCCGCTTTAAGTCATAATCGTGGACCACCACCGGGACCTTATCCTTCGTCAGCTGGACGTCCAGCTCAATCCCGTATCCGTTCTCCACCGCTTTCGCAAACGCGGGCATGGTATTCTCCGGGCAGTCTGTCTTATTATCATGGAATCCCCTGTGGGCAATATACTGTTTTTCAAATGCCTTCATCCTGTCTTTTCTGCTGTTCTCCGGCATCATGCAGCAGTAAAACAGAGAAAGAAACGATGCTGTCAGCATCCCCGGTATCACAAGTACCATATCCATCACCTCATTCACGCAATCGTAATACTATCATCATCCGCAAAACTTCTTCAGCAGCACATCCCTCTGGTTGTCCTCAGGGCATGCCAGCACATGGTCCAGCATCCTGGCAAGGATCTCCCCGATCCCCTTTCCCGGCTTCACCCCGGCTTCAATCAAATCCTGTCCCTTCACAGCCAGCTCTTTTAAAGAAAGGCAGTCCCCGTCGCTGCGGATCTGCGCCGTCAGCGCACGGATATCAGCGCCATACTCATTTAGGTCCATCAGCACGTCCCACACCTCCGGCTCCATCCGGCTCATGATCCTGCGCACCGCCTCCGCATCGGCTGGAAGCTCCGCTCCGGACCAGAATACCAGGGTCTTCACCTTTCCGATGGTGTCATTATCAAGCTTCAGGTCGCGCAGGATGCCTGCAGCCGTATCAGCGGCCCGCTCCGCATCCGCCTGCTTCGCACATCGCAAAAATGCAGCCCAGCGCACATATTTCACCGCCGGAAGCTCAGCCGGTATCCTCACTTTCTCCCTCGGAAGCCCGGCAAATGCCGGAGAAACATACTGGCTGATCCCCGTCTCATACACTTCGCGGATCCGCTCCGGATGCTTCGAGCATAACAGCTTCGTCAGCTCCATCTGCACCCGCTCCCGGCTCACCTTTGCCAGATTCGGCGCGATCACCGAGATGGCATCCCAGGTCTGCTCCTCGATCGCAAATCCCAGCTGCGCCGAAAAACGGATCGCCCTCAAAATCCGCAGGGCGTCCTCCGTAAACCGCTCCATGGCTTCCCCCACACAGCGGATCACGCCAAGCTCTAAATCCTCCATACCGCCAAATGCATCCACGATCCCGGTCTCATGGCTGTAGGCCATGGCATTGATGGTAAAATCCCTGCGCCGCAGGTCCTCCAGCAGATTCTTCGTAAACTCCACCTGCTTGGGATGCCGTCCGTCCTCGTATTCCCCATCAATCCGGTAAGTGGTCACCTCATAACCATTCCGGTCCATCATGATCGTCACCGTTCCATGCTGGATCCCCGTATCAATGGTCCTCCGAAACAGCTTCTTGACCTGGTCCGGCCTGGCGGAAGTCGTGATATCCCAATCCTCCGGTACCCGTCCCAGGAGCGTATCCCGGACACACCCGCCTACGGCATATGCCTCATAGCCGTTCTCGTTAAGTTTTTCTATAATCTGCTCCACCTGCCGGGGGATCTGTATCTGCATCTGCTCAAATTCCTTTCTTGTCGCCCTGTATCATCATAAAAATATGTACTCCCATTATAATTTGTTTCCGCTGCATTTTCAATGGTTAAATCCCTGGATTCCGCATGCTGCAGCGGCGGCGGGACAGGGGAGGCGGGCAAAAGGGCTGGGCAGCCAGGCTACACACAAATGAAAAGTTGTGGTATACTATGAACACTCGAAATCAAACCGGATAAAAAGGAGATTTTTTATGGATACATTAGAAAAGCAGCTGGAATTTATCAAACAGGCGGAAGGCCTCAAGTCTGTCCTCCGCGAAGCATGGACCACTACCGGACGCAGAGAAAGTACGGCGGAACATTCCTGGCGCCTCGCCCTTCTGGCCGGACTGCTCGCCCCGAACTTCGGGGTGGACATGGGCAGGACACTGATGATGTGTCTGGTCCATGACCTGGGAGAACTCTACATGGGAGATATCTCAGCAGCCACCAACCCTGACGAGACACTAAAACATGCCGAGGAAGAACGGGATGTGCGGCATGTGCTTTCTCTGCTCCCTGAAACCCAGGGGCAGGAGCTTCTGTCCCTGTGGCAGGAATATAACACTTGCTCTACGCCGGAAGCCCGTCTTGTCAAAGCCCTCGACAAGGCCGAAACCATTATCCAGCACAACCAGGGGGAAAACCCCTCCGATTTTGACTATGACTTCAATCTTGATTATGGCAAACAGTATTTTTCTGACAGCCCGCTGCTGCTCAAGCTCCGGGAGCTGCTGGACCATGAAACAGCCGTCCATATCAAAGAGATGAAGGAAACGGAATCGTGATCAGATGTAAGTATACAAAAGGAGAGCGAATCAAACCGCTCTCCTTTTGCTGTTCATTCACATTCCGGGGCCAGCCATCGGGGATGAACTTCCCTGGCTGCCGCCCGGTCCGCCGCCCATGCTGCCGGAAGCGCCCGGACCTGGTCCCGGTGATGTCCCACCCGGTACCGACGCGCCGCCCGGCGCCGATGCTCCACCCGGTACTGACGTCCCACCCGGCAGCGGGTCCACAATAGTCACATTCCCCGGCGTCATAAAGGACGTATCGGAGGAACCGCCCGGCGCCACCACGGTACCCGGTGACACGCTTTCTGTCTGTGACGTCCCCGACGTCTTATTCTCTACGGGGATCGGCCCAGCCGCACTCTGTTTGGGTGCGCTGTCGCTCAAATACTTTTCATACACAAATGCGTCCTTGCCGTTATAAATAATGCGCATCCATCCATTGGCCGAGCGACCGGTCACTTTGACCTTCTGTCCCGGTGACAGACTGGTCAGCACATCGGACTGGGTCGTATAATTGGCCCGTACATTGACTGCAGACGCGGCGTACATAGTCGTCTCAAACGCCTCCACGGAATAAACCTTCACCGCTTCCGTCTCTTTGACCGCAGCTGTCTCTGCTTTCACGGCTGCATTCGCCTCCGCCCCTGCCGCCTGGGCTCCCGCGCTTCCCGCTGCGCTGCCTGTTTCGGCGCTGCCCGCTGCAATCCCTCCTGCTGCCCCGGCGTTTTCACCACCGGAGATCAACGTGCCCGCCGGTGCGCCGGTTTCCTGCGGTGCAGAAGTCTCCGTCTCTCCCAATATCTGAATGTCCGGCGTTCTTGTCTCCGTCTGCACTGTCTCCTGCGCATTCTCTTTTGATTTCTCAGTCGCCGCTTTCCCGGACTTACCCGAACAGGCCGACAAAAGCGCAGCAAACACAACGGCAGTCATCATAACATGGTATTTTCTCATTCTCTTTCCTCCGTTCCTCTATTACTTGAAGAACTGGTCTCCATATCCATAATGCTCCACCACATAGTCAATATCCTTGTCCCCGCGGCCGCTTAAGCACACAAGGATGGAGCCTTTTTTCATCTCCTTGGCACGTCTCATGGCATAGGCAACAGCGTGAGCGCTCTCGATCGCAGGAATGATGCCCTCCAGCCGTGACAGCTTAAAGAATGCATCCATGGCCTGCTCATCATCCACCGTCTCATATCTTACCCGTCCCAGGTCGTGCAGGAATGCATGCTCCGGTCCTACCGACGGATAATCCAGTCCGCTGGCAATAGAATACACCGGCGCCGGTTCGCCCGCCTCATCCTTCAGCATGATGCTCTCAAACCCGTGCATAACGCCCTTTTCCCCGAACTTCATGGATGCCGCATGATCCCCCAGCCTTTCCCCTCTGCCCAGAGGCTCCACACCCGTGATATCCACAGGATCATCCAAAAATGGTATAAACATGCCGATGGAGTTGCTGCCGCCGCCCACGCAGGCGCAGACCTCATCCGGCATCATCCCCGTCATCTCAAAGAACTGGTCCCTGGCCTCATAACCGACCACGGACTGGAAATCACGCACCATCAGCGGGAACGGATGCGGCCCCAGCGCAGAACCAATGCAGTAAATAGAATCCTTATAATTCTTCGCATAGGATTCAAAAGCAGAGTCCACCGCTTCCTTTAAGGTCTTCAGTCCATGGGTGACCGGCACCACCTTAGCGCCGAGGATCTTCATCCTGGTCACATTGGGAGCCTGCTTTGCAATATCCACCTCGCCCATATGTATCTCGCACTCCAGCCCGAAAAATGCCGCCGCAGTCGCCAGCGCCACCCCGTGCTGCCCTGCCCCGGTCTCGGCGATCAGACGCTTCTTCCCCATAAACTTCGCCAAAAGCCCCTCGCCCATACAGTGGTTCAGCTTGTGCGCTCCGGTATGGTTTAAATCCTCACGCTTCAAATAGATCTGGCAGTTCCCCAGCTGCTTGGACAGCCGCTCGCAGTGATACACCGGCGTGGGCCGCCCCTGGAATTCCTTGCGGATCCTCCGCAGCTCATTGATAAACTGAGAGGAATGACAGATAGTCTGGTATGCGTCCGCAATCTCCTCAAATGCCGGGATCAGCTCATCCGTCAAGTATGCCCCGCCATAAGGTCCGAATCTCCCGTTCTCGTCCGGGTAATTTTTCAAGTATGTTCTGTAATCCATAATTTCCTTCTCCTGTTTTGTATTTTGTGATTTCCTGTTATTATCTTTTTATTTTATCATGATTTGGAGAAAATGGACATACTGTTTCAAAAAAATCCGGTATGGGTTCTGTAAAACAACCTCATACCGGATGACAAAATTCTTCCCATTCCGCCTCGCTGCCGTTAAAAACATTCAGATCAATATATTCCTCCGCACCCGAGTAGCCCTTCAGCCGCCCGCGGTTGCTGTACTGCCAGAAGGTCCATTTCTCATCCGGAACCGCAGGCCGATAAAAAACATTGCGAATCCACAACGGATACGCATCAAAACAACCGTTTAAGTATTTCTCCCAGACTTCCTCCGTGGAGTAAACGACCGGTTTCATTCCATAATACTGTTCAAGGGCGTCCAGCATGATCTGAAGCTCCCTTTGAACGTCCTCCACCGCGGGAGGGTTCTGTTTTTTATCCGCATAATACTCTACATCTACTACTGGCGGCAGCATTCCACCGGCTTCCCTGTTTACCCGGATAAGATCTGTTCCATCTGCATCGGCGCCCTTATGGTCCTCGCCCACAGGACCTGCACCTTCAAAGCCCGCATTCACCGCATCTATAAAATTTTGAGCCTGGCTTTCTCCCGGACTGTCAAAGCTGAAGAAATGATAGGCTCCAGCCTTCAGCTCTGTTTCCTTTACCGCCTCCCAGTTCTCCAAAAACCTGTCGTCCCGATGGCGGCTTCCCTCCGTCGCCTTGATATATGCAAATTGGATATCCTCCTGTGACAGCACCTCCCAGTCAATGCTCCCCTGATAATGGGAGACATCAACGCCGCGGACTGGAAACCGCGTTTTGGATGGATGGTTCAGAAGCAGATAGCCATGGTATACTGCGTATATCCAAAGTACTGCGGCAGCGGCCAGAAGCGCTGCCAGACATAATATGATTTTAAAAATATTCTTTTTTCTCATTTTCTTCCAATTTTATTCATCCCCCGGATTATTTTTTGAGTAACTACATATCCATCAGCTTTCTTAGATTGAGAAAGGATCAATACTTCTCCATTTTCCAGCGAATAATCTGCCAGATATAGCCCCTTCAATTTGTGGTAAAAAACACATTCTAAATCTTTTTTCGTATCCAACATCAACAATTCTGCATCATTTAAAACAATCAGCAAAACATCCTCCTCCAATATTCGCCAGGTGTTTATCCATATTTGATTCCTAAGTATAGGAAGAGAAAATTCTTCTTTTTCGTGATTGGCTATGTATACTCGGACTATTTTTTGTTCAGAAATAACATAAAAATATTTGCTTTCCGAGTCAAAATGCAGACCGTAATATTTAGAGTCAAACTTAAATCGATATCGTCCCTTTTCATTCAACTCAAAGTCAAATAACACGACCTCGATCAAATTCGGATTCCCTTCTATCCTCCGCATCATATAAATATATTTTTTTCCAACTCCAACTCTATAATACAGATAAGAAATCTTTAGAGATAAGTTTTTTTCTATATATCCATTTCGATCCATAAGGATAAGATACAAAGTTTTTTGATCAACATTTACTTGCATTACAAACATATCATTGGGCAACTCTTGCCACATTTCCTGTTGTAAAAATTGCTTCCAGGATTTTTTTTGTACCGGTAACGGAAAATCCCATTTCTTC
This portion of the Clostridium sp. AN503 genome encodes:
- a CDS encoding DUF1847 domain-containing protein; amino-acid sequence: MIYTCASCTVHGCSEAAPEKLPANCPMRNQALMDGIFKEYGKPEVHDFYVACSEIEALGYGQWTRLEETMQFCSRMGYHRIGLAFCRGLRREAKIVEKVLRVHGFEVVSVICKVGGISKEQVGIPEEHKLHPGEFEPMCNPMAQAVLLNEQKTEFNIALGLCVGHDSVFCKNSDAYVTTLVAKDRVLAHNPCGAVYVAEGYYKKRLGL
- a CDS encoding RNA-binding domain-containing protein, encoding MLPKENTNTEFKEIYTSGVKKEVVAFANTDGGTVYIGVRDNGEVVGVEDSDEVMLQAASALRDAIRPDIMPFVQIQTVAQDHKPVVEIRVQTGTNRPYYLQDKGLRPSGVYVRRGSASQPLSEDGIRAMIVETSGKSYEKERSLNQELTFESLRKEFAARSLEFGEAQLRTLCMTGEDGLYTNLGLLLSDQCEHSIKVAIFQGSDKAVFRSRKEFTGSLLRQLDEVYTFLDLTNKTKATFSGLNRTDIRDYPEEAIRESLLNCIVHRDYSFSGSTLINVYDDRMEFVSLGGLVPGLSKEAIFMGVSQSRNQNLAAVLYRMRLIESYGTGISKIQRLYAGTGAAPVFETAQGAFRTILPNRNEVVQVAHPQPHTAYYEVQRSAQYPDRLAEGHVIYTAGEKRTRRDFDQEKKMVLAYALDNGFITRKDVEELLDIKTTKAFRILKELCEEGRLCQEGNGKLSKYLAVKM
- a CDS encoding phospho-sugar mutase codes for the protein MKDYMKIYQEWLSNPYFDDATKAELKAIENDENDIKERFYMDLEFGTAGLRGIIGAGINRMNIYVVRRATQGLANYIIKQGGQGKGVAIAYDSRRMSPEFADEAARTLAANGIKAYKFESLRPTPELSFAVRELGCIAGINVTASHNPPEYNGYKVYWEDGAQFTPPHDKGVTEEVLAIEDLSTVKTMSAEDAMAAGLYEVIGKEIDDKYIANVKAQVVNQDAIDKMQDSIRIVYTPLHGTGNLPVRRVLKEIGFEHVYVVPEQELPDGNFPTVSYPNPEAEEAFALGLKLAKEKDADLVLATDPDADRLGVYVKDAKSGEYISLTGNMSGSLLCEYVLSQKKAQNAIPADGEVVKSIVSTNLIDAVAAAYDCKLVECLTGFKWIGQQILKEENTGVGHYMFGMEESYGCLIGTYARDKDAVSATVALCEAAAYYKTKDMTLWDAMVAMYEKYGYYKDAVKSIGLSGIEGLAKIQSIMEAFRTNPPAEVGDYKVLSARDYKLDTVRDMATGEVKPTGLPASNVLYYDMNDNAWLCVRPSGTEPKIKFYYGVKGSSLEDADARSAALGDALMAMVDKLL
- a CDS encoding spore coat protein CotS, which codes for MNDSYLDVLQQYEGETIVVRRGRGAWICERSDGVRLLKEYRGTKKRLEFEEAVIKELQDRGIRSVDQYVRNREGELITTAPDGTKYILKNWFLDRECNLKDGREILACVSRIAELHRALRQIKWQEEWDLGSILPPGLDEEMKRHSREMKRVRTFISNKRKKSDFELCVMQHFEDFYRQALEAQNGLELLGKRQGQDRLFLCHGDLDQHHVLMGCGDVVFIEFNQMHRGSQMTDLYRFMRKVMEKHNWNEHLGLAMMEEYDRILPIEKEDRECLYYLFLYPEKYWKQLNYYYNANKAWIPAKNVEKLKNLEAQQEGRNSFLAKIR
- a CDS encoding glycerophosphodiester phosphodiesterase family protein; the encoded protein is MVLVIPGMLTASFLSLFYCCMMPENSRKDRMKAFEKQYIAHRGFHDNKTDCPENTMPAFAKAVENGYGIELDVQLTKDKVPVVVHDYDLKRIAGIDRKVEDCTFAELKDYPLFESEETVPAFQEVLRLVAGRVPVIIELKVERKYRETCELVAAMLDYYHGTYCIESFSPLALWWFKHHRPDVLRGQLATNHRREGLDTPWFMEGILTNCLLNGFCKPDFIAYNYLFTRTFPVTVLRRFYKCKMAAWTIKSQKELEKHRKQFDVFIFENFVPAEGGDKEA
- a CDS encoding CCA tRNA nucleotidyltransferase, which gives rise to MQIQIPRQVEQIIEKLNENGYEAYAVGGCVRDTLLGRVPEDWDITTSARPDQVKKLFRRTIDTGIQHGTVTIMMDRNGYEVTTYRIDGEYEDGRHPKQVEFTKNLLEDLRRRDFTINAMAYSHETGIVDAFGGMEDLELGVIRCVGEAMERFTEDALRILRAIRFSAQLGFAIEEQTWDAISVIAPNLAKVSRERVQMELTKLLCSKHPERIREVYETGISQYVSPAFAGLPREKVRIPAELPAVKYVRWAAFLRCAKQADAERAADTAAGILRDLKLDNDTIGKVKTLVFWSGAELPADAEAVRRIMSRMEPEVWDVLMDLNEYGADIRALTAQIRSDGDCLSLKELAVKGQDLIEAGVKPGKGIGEILARMLDHVLACPEDNQRDVLLKKFCG
- a CDS encoding HD domain-containing protein; amino-acid sequence: MDTLEKQLEFIKQAEGLKSVLREAWTTTGRRESTAEHSWRLALLAGLLAPNFGVDMGRTLMMCLVHDLGELYMGDISAATNPDETLKHAEEERDVRHVLSLLPETQGQELLSLWQEYNTCSTPEARLVKALDKAETIIQHNQGENPSDFDYDFNLDYGKQYFSDSPLLLKLRELLDHETAVHIKEMKETES
- a CDS encoding SH3 domain-containing protein, whose protein sequence is MRKYHVMMTAVVFAALLSACSGKSGKAATEKSKENAQETVQTETRTPDIQILGETETSAPQETGAPAGTLISGGENAGAAGGIAAGSAETGSAAGSAGAQAAGAEANAAVKAETAAVKETEAVKVYSVEAFETTMYAASAVNVRANYTTQSDVLTSLSPGQKVKVTGRSANGWMRIIYNGKDAFVYEKYLSDSAPKQSAAGPIPVENKTSGTSQTESVSPGTVVAPGGSSDTSFMTPGNVTIVDPLPGGTSVPGGASAPGGASVPGGTSPGPGPGASGSMGGGPGGSQGSSSPMAGPGM
- the trpB gene encoding tryptophan synthase subunit beta, with translation MDYRTYLKNYPDENGRFGPYGGAYLTDELIPAFEEIADAYQTICHSSQFINELRRIRKEFQGRPTPVYHCERLSKQLGNCQIYLKREDLNHTGAHKLNHCMGEGLLAKFMGKKRLIAETGAGQHGVALATAAAFFGLECEIHMGEVDIAKQAPNVTRMKILGAKVVPVTHGLKTLKEAVDSAFESYAKNYKDSIYCIGSALGPHPFPLMVRDFQSVVGYEARDQFFEMTGMMPDEVCACVGGGSNSIGMFIPFLDDPVDITGVEPLGRGERLGDHAASMKFGEKGVMHGFESIMLKDEAGEPAPVYSIASGLDYPSVGPEHAFLHDLGRVRYETVDDEQAMDAFFKLSRLEGIIPAIESAHAVAYAMRRAKEMKKGSILVCLSGRGDKDIDYVVEHYGYGDQFFK